One window of the Sparus aurata chromosome 7, fSpaAur1.1, whole genome shotgun sequence genome contains the following:
- the LOC115584456 gene encoding putative nuclease HARBI1, with protein MVSINAYVRQHFSPLDMQSDRAVQAKYRLPRAEIQRLITPVSPHIRCNFALNPEVQLLAVLRFYAVGSFLDVVGDGTGLSKASVSRSVAAVTPILLRHARTRIKMPTTRDEVRQVHQGFHPVAGIPWVIGVVDGTLIPIHNPSLVDPCWIGRKHYAAINTQVVVDHNGLLTDIVASYLVTPVTNPATPQEERFNETHTRTRTKVERVFGIVKSRYRCIHRSSGGLRLSPLKCCRVIVVTAMLHNNAVRVGADEPPPVDDEEEHSEDEAPNPAPRDV; from the exons ATGGTTTCCATAAATGCATACGTGCGTCAGCACTTCTCCCCACTGGACATGCAGTCAGACCGGGCTGTCCAGGCAAAGTACCGGCTGCCCCGTGCGGAGATCCAACGGCTGATCACTCCGGTGTCTCCACACATCCGCTGCAATTTTGCCCTCAACCCGGAGGTGCAGCTCCTGGCTGTGCTGCGTTTTTACGCAGTGGGGAGCTTCCTGGACGTGGTGGGGGATGGCACCGGCCTCAGCAAGGCATCGGTGTCACGGAGTGTGGCAGCTGTGACACCGATTCTCCTGCGCCATGCCCGAACCCGCATAAAGATGCCCACCACACGGGACGAGGTCCGCCAGGTCCACCAAGGGTTCCATCCAGTGGCTGGGATCCCCTGGGTGATCGGTGTGGTGGATGGCACCCTCATTCCAATCCACAATCCCTCCCTGGTGGATCCGTGCTGGATCGGTAGAAAGCACTACGCGGCCATCAACACCCAGGTGGTGGTGGACCACAATGGCCTCCTCACTGACATCGTCGCCAG TTACCTCGTGACGCCGGTAACCAACCCAGCAACACCACAGGAGGAGAGGTTTAATGAGACCCACACACGCACCAGGACGAAGGTTGAACGGGTGTTTGGCATCGTGAAGTCCCGCTACAGGTGCATTCATCGTTCGTCGGGGGGGCTGCGCTTGTCACCACTCAAGTGTTGCCGCGTGATTGTTGTCACCGCCATGCTGCACAACAACGCAGTGCGCGTTGGTGCAGATGAGCCGCCTCCTGTGGATGATGAAGAGGAACATTCAGAGGACGAAGCCCCGAACCCCGCCCCCCGCGATGTGTGA